The genomic stretch TCGCGGCATCCCAGTTGCGTTCGTAACAGGAAAGAAACTTCTTTTGCTCACCTTCCACTCATAACTCTGTCTAAGGCCTCAGGATCGGCGATTTCGTCGGCTTGGGCGCATGAATCTCCTCGAGACAATACGGCAAACCATCAGTGCAATGCGCGCGCACAAGCTGCGCAGCTTCCTCACAATGTTCGGGATTATCTGGGGCATTGCCTCCGTCATCATCCTTGTCGGGCTCGGAAAAGGTTTCAACACCGACCAGAAGAAACGAATGCATACCATTGGCATCGACCTGATGGTGGTGTGGGGTGGGCGGACCAGTGCGCAGGCGGGCGGCTATGCGGCGGGAAGGCCGATCCGGCTAAACATTAATGACGCGTACCGGTTGAAGGAAGAAGCGTACCTGTTCAAGACGGTGAGTCCGGAACTGATGCGTCCGGTGTCGCAGGTCAGCCAGTACAACGCGGCGTCGCGGCCGGTACGCGGCGTGTGGCCGGAGTATCAGCGGTTTCGGTCGCTCTCGGTTTCGCAGGGACGGCTGATGTCCGAGCAGGATGAAAGACTCGCGAGGCGAGTGGTGGTACTCGGAGTGGAAGCGGCGCAGCAATTGTTTCCGGGCAAGCCGGCCATTGGAAGCACGATTCAGATGGCGGGGTATCCCTATGAAGTGATCGGCGTGCTCTCGAAGAAGAAGCAAAACGGCAGTTATGGCATGGGTCCGGATAACACGCAATTGTTCGTGCCTTATTCGGCAATGGCACGCGATTTCCCTCCGAAGGAGCGCCCGTGGCACGTCGCGGGATACATCAACACCCTGGTGCTCGAAGTGGCGGATCCGGAGCAGCACGATGCAGCGAAAGCGCAACTGTATCGAATCCTGGGCAGTGCGCATCACTTCGAGCCCGATGACGAAGACGCGATCTGGGTTTGGGACACGTTGAAGGGCGCGAAACTGAACCAGCGAATCTTCAACGTGATGACGATGTTCTTCGGCGCGGTGGCACTCATGACGTTGTCCCTTGGCGGGATTGGAGTGATGAACATCATGTTGGTGTCGGTGACGGAGCGCACGCGGGAGATCGGCGTGAGGAAGGCTCTCGGCGCGACGTACGGCGATATCAAGAGGCAGTTTTTCACCGAATCGGCGGTGCTGACGCTCATCTCGGGCCTGGTCGGATTCACGGTCGGGGTGGGGATCTGTTTCGTGATGCAGAACGTAACCTTGCCTGATTTCATTCCTGCACCGGAGATTTCGCCGGCGGCGATTGCTGCTTCGATTATCACGCTTGGGCTGATCACGATGACGGCCGGTATGTATCCGGCGTCGCGGGCGGCGAACAAGGAACCGGTGGAGTGCCTGCGGTACGAGTGAAAGAATGCCGACAAGAGAGATCATTACCGAAGGTTGGAACTCGCTGGTACGCAACCGGCTGCGGTCGTTCCTGACGATGCTGGGCATTGTGTGGGGATTGGTGACCGTGGTGCTGTTGCTGGGATACGGACAAGGCGTGGGCCAGAGCGTGCTGAGCGCGTTCATGGGAATCGGCAACAACGTCGTGATCATGTGGGGCGGGCAGACGAGCATGCAGGCCGGCGGCGAGCGCGCCGGAAAGCGTGTCCGCTTCAAGTACGAGGATGTGCAGTACATCCGGGAAGAAGTGCCGCTGGTGAGCGCCGTAAGCGCCGAGCACGACGACATACTCGGATTCAAATTCAATAACCGGATGGTGTCGGTACAAACGAAGGCGATTCAGTATCCGTATGGGAAGATGCGGCGCCTCGACGTGGAAGAAGGCCGGTACTTCGAAGAATCTGACTTCGTCGAACGGCGGCGCGTGCTGGTAATGGGAAGGAAGGCGGCGAAGAAAATCTTCGGGACCAGGCCAGCCGCAGGCGAACAAGTTTCGGTGAATGGACAGAGCTTCACCGTCATCGGCGTCTTGCGAAACAAGATTCAGGACGCGTCGAACAATGGGCCGGACAACGAGAATGTTTTCCTGCCGTTCGAGACTTACCGGGAGATCACGCCGGTACGCGATCCCGGGATGATGGTGTTCCAGGCGTCCGATCCGGCGGAGCACGAAAAGGTCATCCGGTTGGTGCGGGCGTCGCTGGCGCGGCATCACAACTTCGATCCGCGTGACGAGAAGGCCGTCACGATGTG from Terriglobales bacterium encodes the following:
- a CDS encoding ABC transporter permease, whose translation is MNLLETIRQTISAMRAHKLRSFLTMFGIIWGIASVIILVGLGKGFNTDQKKRMHTIGIDLMVVWGGRTSAQAGGYAAGRPIRLNINDAYRLKEEAYLFKTVSPELMRPVSQVSQYNAASRPVRGVWPEYQRFRSLSVSQGRLMSEQDERLARRVVVLGVEAAQQLFPGKPAIGSTIQMAGYPYEVIGVLSKKKQNGSYGMGPDNTQLFVPYSAMARDFPPKERPWHVAGYINTLVLEVADPEQHDAAKAQLYRILGSAHHFEPDDEDAIWVWDTLKGAKLNQRIFNVMTMFFGAVALMTLSLGGIGVMNIMLVSVTERTREIGVRKALGATYGDIKRQFFTESAVLTLISGLVGFTVGVGICFVMQNVTLPDFIPAPEISPAAIAASIITLGLITMTAGMYPASRAANKEPVECLRYE
- a CDS encoding ABC transporter permease, whose amino-acid sequence is MPTREIITEGWNSLVRNRLRSFLTMLGIVWGLVTVVLLLGYGQGVGQSVLSAFMGIGNNVVIMWGGQTSMQAGGERAGKRVRFKYEDVQYIREEVPLVSAVSAEHDDILGFKFNNRMVSVQTKAIQYPYGKMRRLDVEEGRYFEESDFVERRRVLVMGRKAAKKIFGTRPAAGEQVSVNGQSFTVIGVLRNKIQDASNNGPDNENVFLPFETYREITPVRDPGMMVFQASDPAEHEKVIRLVRASLARHHNFDPRDEKAVTMWNTMENVEELNQFSFALQVLLGLIGAMTLGVGGVGVMNIMLVSVTERTREIGLRKALGAKPKNILMQFLLEATVLTFIGGAIGMLLAVVLANVIPPMPLYSEAFKTANHEGDIFLRTSLPVMVSSFVILALVAISSGFYPAMKAARMDPVEALRYD